One window of the Falco biarmicus isolate bFalBia1 chromosome Z, bFalBia1.pri, whole genome shotgun sequence genome contains the following:
- the PLK2 gene encoding serine/threonine-protein kinase PLK2 produces MELLRTIASPPGGGGAKCCEAALGRGAGGESRRKKAEEPPPHQHAHPAAEVSRIITDPTTGKRYCRGKVLGKGGFAKCYEMTDLTTNKVYAAKIIPHSRVAKPHQREKIDKEIELHRMLNHRHVVQFYHYFEDRENIYILLEYCSRRSMAHILKARKVLTEPEVRYYLRQIVSGLKYLHEQEILHRDLKLGNFFINENMELKLGDFGLAARLEPLEHRRRTICGTPNYLSPEVLNKQGHGCESDIWALGCVMYTMLLGRPPFETTNLKETYRCIREARYSLPSSLLAPAKHLIASMLSKNPEDRPSLDEIIQHEFFLQGFTPDRLSASCCHTVPDFHLSSPAKNFFKKAAAALFGGKKDKARYFDTHNRLAKEDEEIYKLRHDLKKTSITQQPHKHRTEEEIQPLITTVVKPGVLPETRQIGDSIRMIVRGTLGSCSSSSECLEDSTMGSVADTVARVLRRCLENMPEADSIPKEQLTASFQWVTKWVDYSNKYGFGYQLSDHTVGVLFNNGAHMSLLPDKKTVHYYAELGQCSVFTATEAPQQFISQVTVLKYFSHYMEENLMDGGDLPSLTDVRRPRLYLLQWLKSDKALMMLFNDGTFQVNFYHDHTKIIICNQSEEYLLTYINEERISTTFHLTTLLVSGCSLELKHRIEYALNMLLQRCN; encoded by the exons atGGAGCTACTGCGGACGATCGCCTCCccgccgggcggcggcggcgccaaGTGCTGCGAGGCGGCGCTGGGCAGAGGGGCCGGCGGCGAGTCGCGGAGGAAGAAGGCGGAGGAGCCCCCGCCGCACCAGCACGCCCACCCCGCCGCCGAGGTCTCCCGGATTATAACCGACCCCACGACGGGGAAGCGCTACTGCCGCGGCAAGGTGCTCGGAAAG GGTGGATTCGCCAAGTGTTATGAGATGACAGATTTGACAACAAATAAAGTTTATGCTGCGAAAATCATTCCTCACAGCAGAGTAGCGAAACCTCATCAAAGGGAAAAG ATTGATAAAGAGATTGAGCTGCACAGAATGCTTAATCATAGACACGTTGTGCAGTTTTACCACTACTTTGAAGACAGAGAGAATATTTATATTCTTCTGGAGTACTGCAGTAGAAGG tcaATGGCTCACATCTTAAAAGCAAGGAAGGTATTGACAGAACCAGAAGTACGATACTACCTCAGGCAAATTGTGTCAGGGCTAAAGTATCTTCATGAACAGGAAATCTTGCACCGGGATCTTAAACTAG GTAACTTCTTCATTAATGAGAACATGGAACTAAAACTGGGTGACTTTGGCTTGGCAGCTAGGCTGGAACCCCTGGAGCACAGGAGGAG AACAATATGTGGCACACCAAATTACCTCTCTCCAGAAGTCCTCAACAAacaaggacatggctgtgaatCTGACATCTGGGCCTTAGGCTGTGTAAT GTATACAATGCTATTGGGAAGACCCCCGTTTGAGACCACAAATCTTAAAGAAACATACAGATGTATAAGGGAGGCAAGATACAGCCTGCCTTCATCTCTCTTGGCACCTGCGAAACACTTAATAGCTAGCATGTTGTCAAAAAATCCTGAAGATCGGCCCAGTTTAGATGAAATAATTCAACACGAATTTTTCTTACAG GGCTTTACACCTGATAGGCTGTCTGCTAGCTGTTGTCACACTGTTCCTGATTTCCATTTATCAAGTCCTGCTAAAAACTTCTTCAAAAAAGCCGCTGCTGCTCTCTTTGGTGGTAAAAAGGATAAAGCCAGATACTTTGACACACACA ACAGATTAGctaaagaagatgaagaaatcTACAAGCTCCGGCATGATTTGAAGAAGACATCAATAACCCAGCAGCCCcacaaacacagaacagaagag GAGATTCAGCCTCTTATCACAACTGTAGTGAAGCCTGGAGTGTTGCCAGAAACTAGGCAGATTGGAGACTCTATTCGGATGATAGTCAGAGGAACTTTGGGAAGCTGCAGCAGTAGCAGTGAAT GCCTGGAAGACAGTACCATGGGAAGTGTTGCTGATACAGTTGCAAGGGTGTTGAGACGATGTCTGGAGAACATGCCAGAAGCAGACAGCATTCCCAAAGAACAGCTGACAGCATCCTTCCAGTGGGTTACAAAATGGGTGGACTACTCTAACAAGTATGGCTTCGGCTACCAGCTGTCAGATCACACAGTTGGTGTCCTTTTCAACAATGGGGCACATATGAGTCTTCTGCCAGACAAAAA GACAGTTCACTACTATGCTGAGCTAGGGCAGTGCTCTGTCTTCACAGCCACAGAGGCTCCTCAACAATTCATTAGCCAAGTAACTGTACTGAAGTATTTCTCTCATTACATGGAAGAGAACCTCATGGAT GGGGGAGACTTGCCCAGCCTAACAGATGTACGCAGGCCCAGGCTTTACCTCTTACAATGGCTTAAATCTGATAAAGCATTAATGATGCTCTTCAATGATGGCACGTTTCAA GTGAACTTCTATCATGATCACACAAAAATCATCATTTGCAATCAGAGTGAGGAGTATCTTCTTACCTACATCAATGAAGAGAGGATATCCACAACGTTTCATCTGACAACTCTTCTGGTTTCTGGATGCTCACTGGAACTAAAACACAGAATAGAATATGCTCTGAACATGCTGCTGCAGCGATGTAACTGA